A stretch of the Papaver somniferum cultivar HN1 chromosome 6, ASM357369v1, whole genome shotgun sequence genome encodes the following:
- the LOC113287195 gene encoding actin-related protein 2/3 complex subunit 1A-like: protein MTTIEAHQFAQCITCHAWSPDQTMVAFCPNSTEVHIYRFLVDKWERVHVLQKHDQIVSGIDWSVRSNKIVTVSHDRNSYVWNQEGSEWVPTLVILRLNRAALCVQWSPKENKFAVGSGAKTVCICYYEQENNWWVSKLIRKRHSSSVTSVAWHPNNILLATTSTDGKCRIFSTLIKGVDSRDSATSLASDAKFGEQIVQLDLCSSWAFGVKWSPSGNTLAYVGHNSTIYFIEDVGPAPSAQTVAFRDLPLRDVMFVSERMVVGVGFDCNPMIFAADESGLWSYVKYVNERRAAASSSKYGSQFSEAFGFGKLYGQSKYGVSTDTVEPSKPRGGVHHNCINCIIPLKKAEDGLVKKFSTSGLDGKVAIWDIESDADFSLKRN, encoded by the exons ATGACAACTATCGAAGCTCATCAGTTTGCTCAGTGCATTACATGTCATGCTTGGAGTCCTGATCAAACAA TGGTGGCATTTTGTCCAAACAGTACTGAAGTTCATAtctatagatttttggttgacaAGTGGGAAAGGGTTCATGTGCTACAAAAG CATGATCAAattgtttccgggatagattGGAGTGTAAGATCAAACAAAATTGTTACGGTGTCGCATGACCGAAATTC ATATGTTTGGAACCAAGAAGGATCAGAATGGGTACCAACTCTTGTTATTCTTAGGCTAAACCGTGCTGCTCTTTGTGTTCAGTGGAGTCCGAAAG AAAACAAGTTTGCCGTTGGAAGTGGGGCTAAAACTGTTTGTATTTGCTATTATGAGCAAGAGAATAATTG GTGGGTAAGCAAACTTATCAGGAAAAGACACAGCTCTTCTGTGACAAGTGTTGCCTGGCATCCTAACAAT ATACTTCTTGCAACAACATCAACTGATGGGAAATGCAGAATATTTTCGACTTTAATCAAAGGTGTCGACTCAAG GGATTCAGCAACAAGCCTTGCCTCCGATGCCAAATTTGGAGAG CAAATCGTGCAACTTGATCTCTGTTCTAGCTGGGCGTTTGGTGTAAAGTGGTCTCCAAGTGGCAATACTTTGGCCTACGTAG GTCACAATTCTACAATCTACTTTATCGAAGATGTTGGTCCTGCACCTTCTGCTCAAACTGTAGCATTTCGAGATTTACCTCTTCGTGAT GTAATGTTTGTTTCTGAGAGAATGGTCGTAGGTGTTGGATTTGACTGTAACCCGATGATTTTTGCAGCAGATGAAAGTGGCTTATG gaGCTATGTTAAATACGTTAATGAACGGAGAGCAGCTGCATCAAGCTCGAAATACGGTTCACAG TTTTCTGAAGCATTTGGATTTGGTAAACTATATGGTCAATCAAAATACGGAGTAAGCACTGACACAGTAGAACCTTCAAAGCCCCGGGGAGGTGTTCATCATAATTGTATTAA TTGTATCATACCCCTAAAGAAAGCAGAAGATGGTTTAGTGAAGAAGTTCAGCACCTCAG GGTTGGACGGAAAAGTAGCCATATGGGATATAGAAAGTGATGCAGATTTCTCCTTAAAAAGAAATTAG